The nucleotide sequence GAAAGGTTTTTGAAGCCTCTCAGCAAATATGGCAAGAAAGTGAAGGTTTGTTTGACCCTACGGTAGGTGTATTAGTAAATGCTTGGGGGTTCGGTAAACAAAAGATAACTGAGGATAAACTCCCCACAGATGAAAGAATAGCAGAACTAAAAAAATATGTAGGCTTTAATAAAGTACATCTCACAGCCGATAACCATATTGAAAAAGAGTCTCCTGAAATACTGTTTGACTTTAATGCCATAGCACAAGGCTATACCTCCGATGTAGTTGCGGCTTTTCTCAGCTCAAAAGGTATTGAGAATTATATAGTAGAGATAGCAGGTGAGATGTATCTGAAAGGAAGGAACATCATAGAGAACAAAGCGTGGACGATAGGCGTAGAAAACCCTATCAAACCTTTGGACGACCGCGAATTGGTAGCTACTATACAATTTACCAATCAAGGATTGGCAACCTCTGGTAACTATCGCAAAGTATGGACAGATAGTAATGGGCGCAAATATGTACATTCTATTAACCCT is from Capnocytophaga ochracea DSM 7271 and encodes:
- a CDS encoding FAD:protein FMN transferase, encoding MKYLFLSITIGLVACQSSVKDEIHLISGEAQGSTYHIKYISKTKEDLKPAIDSILQVIDKSMSTYKTDSDISKINAGDKNVVVDEHFRKVFEASQQIWQESEGLFDPTVGVLVNAWGFGKQKITEDKLPTDERIAELKKYVGFNKVHLTADNHIEKESPEILFDFNAIAQGYTSDVVAAFLSSKGIENYIVEIAGEMYLKGRNIIENKAWTIGVENPIKPLDDRELVATIQFTNQGLATSGNYRKVWTDSNGRKYVHSINPITGRATQSDVLSATVVAPSTMFADGYATMFMVMGLEKSKDFLEKHPNMAVLLVYSNEQNEELTFKTKAFEKLIIQ